From Malaciobacter mytili LMG 24559:
GTTCTTGATTATTAAATCTTAAAGCTTCATCTAAAAGCCTGTATAAATGGTACTTATCAATAGATGAATTTCCATTGTTATCACAAAATTCTCTTAAAGTATAATTTAAACAAGCCATTATTCTAAACTCTGATTTTTCATCAATTCCTAATGATTTTGCTATTTCATCTGCTTTTTTAAATCCAATTCCTTTTATATTTATTAAAATATATGGATTTTCTTTTATTTTTTCTATTAGGTTTTCTACTTCAGAAAAGTTAGAATAAATCTTAGTAATTAAAGTAGAAGTAACTCCATATTTAGATAAAAAACTTCCTAATTCTCTTAAATGTTGAAATTTCTGCCAAGAAGCTACAATAGTATTTAGTTTTTTCTCTTTTATCCCCTTAAACTCAAGTAGTTTTTCAGGAGTTTCATTTAAGATTTTTATTAACTCTTCTTCTTCATATTTATCAAGTAACTCTTTTGCAAATTTTTGACCAATACCTTTTACAATTTTAGTAAGAAAGAAAAAAAGTTCTGCTTCTTTTATCTCTAAAGTATCAAAAACAAACTGTATTCCATACTTTTTATGAGTTACCCAATTACCAGTCATAACTATCTCTTCACCAACAATTTTTTCTATATCAGTATCAAAATAAACGCCACAAACTCTTTGATTATTTTCTAAAACTGCTGTGATAAATTTTGTTTCTTCATTTTTATAAAAAACTTTTTTTAATACTCCTGATAACTTAAACCTTTTTTCTTCTTCCATTAGTATCCATCATTATATTTATGTTTTTTATGCTTATCTTTTTTATAGTTTTTATTGTTTTTTTCTTTTTGTAGTAAATTTGCATCTTTAAGTAAAGTTGCTCTTTCATCTTCAAAAGAAGAAGAGTGTTCTTGAGTGTAATACATAGTTTTATTAATAAAATCTTTTAATTGAGTTAAATAGTTTGAGTGAAGTTCAACAGCACTTACCCTATTCATATCTTCATAATTTTTTTTAGTTCTTTGTATAAATAACTGCTTATCAAAATTTTCTAATTTTAATAAAGAAAGAGTTCTATTAAAAAATTTTTCTAAAACTCTTATATATCTTATTCGTTGTTGTTTTTCATGCATTATGCTAATAACTTTACAATTTTTTCTTTTGGTCTTGCAATAACAGCACTTCCATTTTTTATTACAATTGGTCTTTCAATTAATTTTGGATATTGTGCCATTGCTTTAATAAGTTCAGTTTCACTTGCATCTTTTAAATTTAGTTCTTTGAAAAGCTCTTCTTTGCTTCTAACTAAATCTTTTGCTGATATTCCTAACATAAGTAAAATCTCTTTTATCTCTTTTTCATTTGGTTGAGACTCAAGATATTTTACAATTTTAATATCTAACTTTCTCTCTTCTAAAAAACTTAAAGCATCTCTTGATTTTGAACATCTTGGATTGTGCCAAATTGTCACATCTTGCATATAAATCCTTTGTTAAATTTTAAAAGATTATACCAAAAAAAATTTTATACAATATAAATTATTTCATTTTGAAATATTTTAAAAGTTTGGAAGAAGGTCATTTAAGCCTTCTAAACCCAGCTCTTTTAAGTCTAAATGTATTTGTCCCATTTTCTTTGTCCTATTATTTGTAATAATTGGAGCAAAAGTATTTAAACTATTTTCACTAGTAGCAGATTGTAAGACAAAAACATAGTATATTGAGATTTCTTCTATATTTTGTATATCAAGCTTAGTTTTAAACTCTTGAGGTAATTCAAAATTTAAAGCTTTTAAAGCTCCAAAACTCATTAGTCTAATAGTACTATTTGTCTCAACTCCTTTTATTATTGAAAAAAAATCATCCATTTTTTCAAAAATAAAACTCTTTTCCTCTTCAAATCCATCAATAGTAACTACAACTTCATATTCCATAAGTTTTGCCTTTTTATAAAGTTAAAGCATTTTACAAAAACAAATTGTATAAGTCAATTTGATAAAAGAAGATAATTTTATGATATACTTAATTTTATGTTAATAGGAAATAGTAATACACTTTTAAATATACTTTTACCAAACCAAGATAATAAAGTGCTAAAAGAGGTACTTAAAGAAGCAGATAATAAAGAATTAACTAATATGCTTAAAAATAATACTTCTATGAAAGAGGTATTAAAAAATCTTTTTGAAGATATTAAAAGTGGAAATAAAAGTAATGAAACTATTCAAAATATTTTAAAAAATTCTTCTATATTTAAGGATTTAGGCAGTTTTACAGCAACTTTAAAAACCTTAGTATCCCAATTACAAAATGATGAAAAACTTTCTAAATTTAAACCCTTATTAGAATCATTTTTAACTCAAATTGATAATTTAGATGAAAATACCTTAAAAGATTTAATAGGGAAATCAGGAGTATTTTTAGAATCAAAAATTCTAGAAAAAGCTACAAATTCAAACTTACCACCAAAAGTAAATGAATTATTAAATCAAATAAAAAATATACTTCAAAAGATAAATACTCCTGAAGCAAAACAGATTAATGAATTAATTGATAAATTAGTTTCAACGCCAAATCAAACACCAAATCAAATTCAAACAGATATAAAAAGTGTAATAAATCTTTTGCAAAATATCTCAAAAAATTTAACACAAGATAATACACAAAATTTAAATATTTTAACAAATCAACTAAAAAGTATTACACAAGAAGCTCAATTAGTTGAATCAAAACTTCAAAATACTTTTACAAATGATAGTATTAAAAACCTAGTAGAGCAAATAAAATCTCAATTATCTTTAAATAAAAATTTTGAAGCTACAAATTTACTAAGAACTATAAATACTTTACCAAACAATGATTTTAGCCAACTTGAAACAAAACAAGCTTTACAAAATATACTAATGAATTTAGATTTCCAAGCCCCAAGTATAAAAACACCAACAATTGAATTTTTAACTACAAAATTACAAGAGTTAATTCAAACTCCACAAAATTCAAATATAAATTTAAATGATGAGAAATCTCAAATTTTAAATCAAACAAAACAAATACTTTTTCAATTAAAAAGTGAAGTTTTATCAAATAAAGCAATAGAACCAAATAAGCTTTTATCTCAAATAGATAATCTTTTAAATATGAAAGATATGTTTTTAGAAGAAGCAAAACTTGAACCTAAAAATATTTTGCAACAATTTTTAAATAGTAATGAATTAAAAAATAGTTCTTCATTAAATTCAAATATTTCTAATTTAGTAAATCAATTAAAAAATCTAACAGATGAAATAGGTACTTTAGAAAATAAAATACAAAATAATCAGCCAATTTTAAATGAAAAACCTGCTTTATTAACTCAAATAAAAGAGAATTTAAATCTTTTAAAAAATGAACTTTTATTTACAAATACAATACAAACAAAAGTTTTAAATCAAGTAATTGACAAGCTGTTAAATATACAAAATCTTTTCGATAAAATAGAGCTTCCAACAGATTTTAAAATGTTGCAAGTTCAAAATAATAACATCTCCTCATTTCAAAGTAATTTTGCATCTAATATTAATAGTTTACTTTTAAATTTAAAGGAAAATATTACAAATATTTCTTCAAATCCTAATGCAACAAATCTTCAAAATGAGATTTTAAAAACAGTAGATAAAATAGAAGATATTATTAAACAAGGAGTTCTTACAACTACAAGTTTATCAAAACCTGATAACTCTATTTTACAAGAAGATATGAAAAGCGTACTTTTACAAATGCAAGATATGATTCCAGATAAAAATAGTGAAACTTCAAAAGCTGTGGATAAACTTCTATTTCAAGTGGATTATTATCAACTTCTTTCCCTAACTTCAAATTCAAATTATGTTTATCTTCCTTTTTTATGGGATATGCTAGAAGATGGTTCTATTTCAATGAAAAAAACAAATGAAAAGAAGTTTTACTGTGAGATAA
This genomic window contains:
- the fliK gene encoding flagellar hook-length control protein FliK; the protein is MLIGNSNTLLNILLPNQDNKVLKEVLKEADNKELTNMLKNNTSMKEVLKNLFEDIKSGNKSNETIQNILKNSSIFKDLGSFTATLKTLVSQLQNDEKLSKFKPLLESFLTQIDNLDENTLKDLIGKSGVFLESKILEKATNSNLPPKVNELLNQIKNILQKINTPEAKQINELIDKLVSTPNQTPNQIQTDIKSVINLLQNISKNLTQDNTQNLNILTNQLKSITQEAQLVESKLQNTFTNDSIKNLVEQIKSQLSLNKNFEATNLLRTINTLPNNDFSQLETKQALQNILMNLDFQAPSIKTPTIEFLTTKLQELIQTPQNSNINLNDEKSQILNQTKQILFQLKSEVLSNKAIEPNKLLSQIDNLLNMKDMFLEEAKLEPKNILQQFLNSNELKNSSSLNSNISNLVNQLKNLTDEIGTLENKIQNNQPILNEKPALLTQIKENLNLLKNELLFTNTIQTKVLNQVIDKLLNIQNLFDKIELPTDFKMLQVQNNNISSFQSNFASNINSLLLNLKENITNISSNPNATNLQNEILKTVDKIEDIIKQGVLTTTSLSKPDNSILQEDMKSVLLQMQDMIPDKNSETSKAVDKLLFQVDYYQLLSLTSNSNYVYLPFLWDMLEDGSISMKKTNEKKFYCEINLTLKDYGQTQLLLGLYDKNKLDLTIFASRDSFKKLIRENLTSLKQSLNAAGLIPMDIKLIDLKKNEEKKQEVKSIYEQNSNFGFGVDIRA
- the arsC gene encoding arsenate reductase (glutaredoxin) (This arsenate reductase requires both glutathione and glutaredoxin to convert arsenate to arsenite, after which the efflux transporter formed by ArsA and ArsB can extrude the arsenite from the cell, providing resistance.), coding for MQDVTIWHNPRCSKSRDALSFLEERKLDIKIVKYLESQPNEKEIKEILLMLGISAKDLVRSKEELFKELNLKDASETELIKAMAQYPKLIERPIVIKNGSAVIARPKEKIVKLLA
- the fliW gene encoding flagellar assembly protein FliW, yielding MEYEVVVTIDGFEEEKSFIFEKMDDFFSIIKGVETNSTIRLMSFGALKALNFELPQEFKTKLDIQNIEEISIYYVFVLQSATSENSLNTFAPIITNNRTKKMGQIHLDLKELGLEGLNDLLPNF